In Methanosarcina barkeri MS, a single window of DNA contains:
- the cfbB gene encoding Ni-sirohydrochlorin a,c-diamide synthase: MINDKQSAARNIPRILISADRSSSGKTTISMGLMAALVSRGYKVQPFKVALDYIDPSYHTEITGRFCRNLDGYLMDENGILDVYTHACEAGEKADIAIIEGVRGLYEGFESLSDLGSTAQIAKILNCPVIFVINARSITRSSAALINGYRNFDPDVEITGVILNNIGSRRHAEKAKEAIEHYTGIPVIGIVPRDHAMQISMRHLGLMPALEGRRRLGDGDFEARLQGIEEIINKGIDVDRFMKIAKSAKPLKSPDNSVFSSVSDSGAPRPKIGVALDEAFNFYYHDNIDLLNLAGAEIVYFSPVKDTSLPEVDGLYIGGGYPELFAAELEANESMRQDIKKASAAGMPIYAECGGLMYLTEKISTGVPGKGTYHNTSMPESTYSMVGALPGHTIMGQTRVVSYNIGTLNKDCLLGKKDNSFKGHEFHHSEIREIPEDAEFAITLSRGTGIKNGMDGLISGNTLGSYAHLHGVAYREFASSLVEAARNFMESRVLP, encoded by the coding sequence ATGATTAATGACAAGCAATCCGCAGCAAGGAATATTCCCAGGATTCTCATTTCCGCAGACCGTTCTTCCTCAGGCAAGACTACAATTTCCATGGGCCTGATGGCTGCTCTCGTTTCAAGGGGATACAAAGTACAGCCCTTTAAGGTTGCTCTGGATTATATCGACCCAAGCTATCATACTGAGATAACTGGCAGGTTCTGCCGGAACCTTGACGGCTACCTCATGGATGAAAACGGGATTCTGGATGTCTATACTCATGCCTGCGAGGCCGGCGAGAAGGCGGATATTGCGATTATTGAAGGAGTTCGCGGGCTTTATGAAGGTTTTGAAAGCTTAAGCGACCTTGGAAGCACTGCCCAGATCGCAAAGATCCTTAACTGCCCTGTAATCTTTGTAATCAATGCCCGAAGTATTACCCGTTCGAGTGCTGCCCTTATAAACGGATACAGGAACTTCGACCCTGATGTGGAAATTACAGGAGTTATCCTTAATAACATAGGAAGCCGCCGCCATGCCGAAAAAGCAAAAGAAGCAATCGAACACTATACAGGCATTCCGGTTATAGGAATTGTTCCGAGAGACCACGCGATGCAGATTTCCATGCGCCATCTCGGGCTTATGCCAGCTCTCGAAGGCCGGAGACGGCTTGGGGATGGAGACTTTGAAGCCCGCCTTCAAGGCATTGAAGAAATCATCAATAAAGGAATTGACGTAGACCGCTTTATGAAAATCGCAAAAAGCGCAAAGCCCCTTAAAAGCCCTGATAATAGCGTTTTTTCTTCAGTCTCCGATTCTGGAGCACCCAGGCCAAAGATAGGGGTTGCCCTTGATGAGGCTTTCAACTTCTACTATCACGATAACATTGATCTCCTGAATCTTGCAGGCGCAGAAATTGTTTACTTTAGCCCTGTTAAAGACACCTCACTTCCGGAAGTTGACGGGCTCTATATAGGAGGAGGTTATCCCGAACTCTTTGCAGCCGAACTTGAAGCTAACGAGTCCATGCGCCAGGATATCAAAAAAGCATCTGCTGCAGGCATGCCTATTTATGCCGAGTGTGGAGGGCTTATGTACCTTACGGAAAAAATAAGCACAGGCGTTCCCGGAAAAGGTACCTATCACAATACCTCAATGCCAGAATCTACATATTCAATGGTCGGAGCCCTACCAGGGCATACTATTATGGGACAAACAAGAGTGGTCAGCTACAATATCGGGACCCTTAATAAGGACTGCCTTCTCGGGAAAAAAGACAACAGTTTCAAGGGACACGAATTCCACCATTCTGAAATAAGGGAAATTCCTGAGGACGCTGAATTTGCAATAACTCTGTCAAGAGGTACAGGCATAAAGAACGGCATGGATGGGCTTATTTCTGGAAATACCCTGGGTTCATATGCCCACCTGCACGGAGTTGCGTACAGAGAGTTTGCAAGCTCACTTGTAGAAGCTGCAAGAAATTTCATGGAGTCCAGGGTTCTTCCGTAA
- the cfbC gene encoding Ni-sirohydrochlorin a,c-diamide reductive cyclase ATP-dependent reductase subunit, whose product MKNQKIIAIYGKGGIGKSSTASNIAAACAEAGKKVMIIGCDPKSDSSITLLRGRRIPTILDLLREGVDIKKEDVVFEGYAGVKCVEAGGPEPGIGCAGRGIIVAIQKLKSISGNLLKEQDFIIYDVPGDIVCGGFVAPVRKGFVNEAYVLTSGEYMPLYAANNICKGLSKIGMPLSGVICNSRNVSREEEIVSKFSEEIGSQLMAFIPKRQVVQDCEREGYSVMEKAPESDIAQIYRKLGKAILENEKKVTADSLSDERLRELTK is encoded by the coding sequence TTGAAAAACCAGAAGATCATAGCGATCTACGGGAAAGGCGGCATAGGCAAATCGAGTACCGCTTCAAACATTGCCGCTGCCTGCGCCGAGGCAGGAAAGAAAGTCATGATTATAGGCTGCGATCCTAAAAGTGACTCATCAATCACCCTTCTAAGAGGCAGGAGAATTCCAACCATTCTTGATCTCCTGCGTGAGGGTGTGGACATAAAAAAAGAAGATGTGGTCTTTGAGGGATATGCAGGCGTCAAATGCGTGGAAGCAGGCGGTCCCGAACCAGGCATAGGGTGTGCAGGGCGAGGAATCATTGTTGCCATCCAGAAATTGAAGAGCATTTCAGGAAATCTCTTAAAAGAACAGGATTTTATCATTTACGATGTACCAGGAGACATCGTCTGCGGAGGATTTGTTGCCCCTGTAAGAAAAGGGTTCGTAAATGAGGCTTATGTCCTGACTTCAGGAGAGTACATGCCCCTTTATGCAGCAAATAATATCTGCAAAGGCTTATCGAAGATAGGAATGCCGCTTAGCGGGGTAATCTGCAATTCCAGAAATGTAAGCAGGGAAGAGGAAATAGTTTCGAAGTTTTCCGAGGAAATCGGCAGCCAGCTTATGGCTTTTATCCCGAAGAGGCAGGTAGTTCAGGACTGTGAAAGGGAAGGTTACTCGGTAATGGAAAAGGCACCCGAATCTGATATTGCGCAGATCTATCGCAAGCTTGGGAAAGCAATCCTTGAAAACGAAAAAAAAGTTACAGCCGATTCCCTGAGTGATGAACGGCTGAGGGAATTGACAAAATAA
- the cfbD gene encoding Ni-sirohydrochlorin a,c-diamide reductive cyclase catalytic subunit, translated as MAEKEISIIHPRPSSIVAALYTLRDLNVDVAILHGPPGCSFKHARLLEEDGIHVVTTGLDENNFVFGGHDKLVQLINKSVELFNPKLIGIVGTCPSMIIGEEMHDAVLEANPDVPVIEVEVHAGYHDNTKGVLFALESALDAGIIDHKEFERQKYLLEKATEVEKKHGAASREYLAPSRGDVKYKAAQRVIQLLKEDKRGLVIMNAKKETGYMFADITLAVNEVAEALGKKENLINMANIDPELGLPRVRQHAKYITRDLKAHGIEVHEIIGGMDEYPIAGEKVSKLIKEKYSDFDFAVISGVPHAIPMENIKNMELISITNGPRQVLPLKEMGHEYVLVEIDLHPKTLGVSGIVESEFGATLREVAKEA; from the coding sequence ATGGCTGAAAAAGAGATTTCAATCATTCATCCCCGCCCAAGTTCCATAGTTGCGGCTCTTTACACTCTAAGAGACTTAAATGTTGATGTCGCTATCCTGCATGGGCCTCCAGGGTGTTCCTTTAAACATGCAAGGCTGCTCGAAGAAGACGGTATACATGTGGTTACCACAGGCCTTGATGAGAACAATTTCGTTTTTGGAGGACATGATAAACTTGTCCAACTTATCAACAAGTCAGTGGAACTTTTTAATCCTAAACTTATAGGAATTGTAGGAACCTGCCCCAGTATGATTATAGGGGAAGAAATGCATGATGCCGTGCTAGAGGCAAATCCTGATGTCCCTGTAATCGAAGTCGAGGTGCACGCAGGCTATCACGATAACACAAAAGGAGTACTCTTTGCCCTGGAATCCGCACTCGATGCAGGAATTATTGATCACAAAGAGTTCGAGCGTCAGAAATATCTCCTTGAAAAAGCTACAGAAGTAGAAAAAAAGCATGGAGCTGCAAGCAGGGAATACCTTGCTCCCTCCCGTGGGGATGTCAAATACAAAGCCGCACAGCGTGTAATTCAACTCCTCAAGGAAGACAAGAGGGGCCTTGTCATCATGAATGCCAAAAAAGAAACCGGCTACATGTTTGCAGACATTACCCTTGCAGTCAATGAGGTTGCAGAAGCTCTCGGGAAAAAAGAAAATCTTATCAATATGGCAAATATCGACCCGGAGCTCGGACTTCCCAGAGTCAGGCAGCATGCCAAGTATATAACGAGAGATCTCAAAGCACATGGGATTGAGGTACATGAAATCATTGGTGGCATGGACGAGTACCCTATTGCAGGCGAAAAGGTCAGCAAATTAATAAAAGAAAAATACAGTGACTTTGATTTTGCAGTCATTTCGGGTGTTCCACATGCAATCCCTATGGAGAACATAAAGAACATGGAACTGATTTCGATAACTAACGGCCCGAGACAGGTCCTGCCTTTAAAAGAGATGGGGCATGAGTATGTGCTGGTTGAAATCGACCTCCACCCGAAAACACTGGGAGTCAGTGGGATTGTGGAATCTGAGTTTGGGGCTACCTTAAGGGAAGTTGCAAAGGAAGCCTGA
- the cfbE gene encoding coenzyme F430 synthase: MDLYRKKFAVLDLTHGGIPIAKSLAAAGNEVSGIDVYRTVKPETLLELEEKYGIHCSKTPLPASEFDLIVAPVHLDLAYPMLVEARAQKKNILSHHEIVGEILKGDSRLSGIKTVEITGVKAKTSTASLLADMLSRQFEVVLHTSRGLEYWKAGASSLIYKGLSITPGSILVAVEKTFEAEFRPDFFIFEISIGGTGTADLGILTTLSPDYGIANNTSLASEAKLQLIRNAKPGSTLLINARAEKALKAAKKDQIKVLTFKDHFNDQFSKTPGQIADFVLETEPGTSALSVSSELVMPSDLLGSCDLSGSSMPADSSKYQASPTSSGSGIRFMHRGKQILSASLRPGYNVSAYRTAFVAASAAALELGTKPEAIISAIEGFKGLSGRMQEKEMNGISLIDNSNSGMDILSAEKALDYALLKRKDEKKEDIILVLGEEASQVCEGLPPELVQGFVEKFGAKCKQVILVGERMKAVNGKNIFYARNLPEGLSKALEFAGGDDIILSSVKCFR, encoded by the coding sequence ATGGACCTGTATCGGAAGAAGTTCGCCGTGCTCGACCTGACCCACGGCGGCATTCCTATCGCAAAAAGCCTTGCAGCCGCTGGAAATGAAGTAAGCGGAATAGATGTATACAGGACAGTCAAGCCTGAAACGTTGCTTGAGCTTGAGGAGAAGTACGGGATACACTGCTCAAAAACTCCTCTTCCTGCATCAGAATTCGACTTGATTGTTGCGCCTGTACACCTCGATCTTGCCTATCCTATGCTTGTAGAAGCCAGGGCGCAGAAAAAAAACATCCTTTCGCACCATGAAATTGTCGGAGAAATTCTCAAAGGTGATTCAAGGCTTTCAGGCATAAAAACAGTCGAGATTACCGGCGTAAAAGCAAAAACAAGTACAGCATCCCTCCTGGCCGATATGCTCTCCAGGCAGTTTGAAGTAGTACTGCACACTTCACGGGGACTTGAATACTGGAAAGCGGGCGCTTCTTCTCTTATATACAAAGGCCTGAGCATAACTCCCGGAAGCATTCTGGTTGCCGTTGAGAAAACTTTTGAAGCCGAGTTCAGGCCGGATTTTTTTATCTTTGAGATCTCGATAGGAGGCACAGGCACTGCTGACCTGGGAATTCTTACAACCCTTTCCCCGGACTATGGGATTGCAAATAATACATCCCTTGCAAGCGAAGCAAAACTCCAGCTTATCAGAAATGCAAAACCTGGAAGTACTCTTCTAATCAATGCCAGAGCTGAAAAAGCCCTTAAAGCTGCAAAAAAAGACCAAATAAAGGTTTTAACCTTTAAAGACCATTTTAATGATCAGTTTTCCAAGACTCCAGGACAAATAGCTGACTTTGTACTGGAAACGGAACCAGGGACTTCAGCCTTATCAGTATCCTCAGAGTTAGTAATGCCTTCAGACTTACTAGGATCGTGTGATCTATCAGGTTCATCAATGCCAGCCGATTCAAGCAAATACCAGGCTTCTCCTACATCTTCAGGTTCCGGCATTCGCTTTATGCACAGGGGAAAGCAAATTTTATCAGCTTCCCTGCGTCCGGGATATAATGTTTCGGCTTACAGGACTGCTTTTGTCGCAGCGTCGGCAGCCGCCCTTGAACTTGGAACTAAACCTGAAGCTATTATTTCGGCAATTGAAGGATTCAAAGGGCTTTCAGGCAGGATGCAGGAAAAGGAAATGAATGGCATTTCCTTAATAGACAATTCCAACTCCGGAATGGATATCCTCTCGGCCGAAAAAGCCCTTGATTACGCTCTCCTTAAGAGAAAGGACGAAAAAAAGGAAGATATCATCCTTGTGCTGGGAGAAGAAGCCTCTCAGGTATGTGAAGGGTTGCCTCCTGAACTTGTACAGGGCTTTGTAGAAAAGTTCGGTGCAAAGTGTAAGCAGGTTATCCTGGTAGGAGAAAGGATGAAGGCAGTAAATGGAAAAAACATTTTTTATGCACGGAATCTTCCAGAAGGGCTTTCAAAAGCCTTAGAATTTGCAGGAGGCGACGATATAATACTCTCTTCGGTAAAATGCTTCCGTTAA
- the cfbA gene encoding sirohydrochlorin nickelochelatase, producing the protein MEVLKMTEKLGILAIGHGSKLPYNKEVVTQIADHIARKHSDVVVRAGFMENSEPTLGEAIEGFSGTGVTKIAAVPVFLASGVHITKDIPEILSLDENGCGTLEIDGKAVPLCYANPLGADELIADLVFKRVQESL; encoded by the coding sequence ATTGAGGTTTTAAAAATGACAGAAAAACTCGGAATTCTGGCCATAGGCCATGGGAGCAAGCTGCCTTACAATAAGGAAGTAGTCACTCAGATCGCAGATCATATAGCACGGAAACACTCGGATGTCGTTGTCAGAGCCGGCTTTATGGAAAACAGTGAGCCAACCCTTGGAGAGGCAATCGAAGGCTTTTCTGGCACAGGCGTGACAAAAATTGCAGCAGTACCGGTTTTCCTGGCTTCTGGAGTTCATATCACAAAGGATATCCCCGAGATCCTGAGCCTGGACGAAAATGGCTGCGGTACCCTGGAAATTGACGGAAAAGCCGTTCCTCTGTGCTATGCAAACCCTCTTGGAGCCGATGAGCTTATCGCCGACCTTGTGTTCAAAAGGGTTCAGGAATCCCTTTAA